From Paenibacillus sp. GP183, one genomic window encodes:
- a CDS encoding DctP family TRAP transporter solute-binding subunit, with product MFVLIGLVTAVGFGFSSQFSSSPPAYDDEQKGLGQEPVIKFSFSVAENTPKGMAAREFARLVQAKTNDHLKVELFPNSTLYTESEEVQALQRGSVQMIAPSFSNISEVIPEWMVMDLPFVLANEEAVDEAFNGQIGKLLFQTLESKKMIGLGFWKNGFQQMTSNQGPLVHPSDFRDLRFRILPSKVIESQFRQFNATAVPIPFNQVYKSMETGVVDGGENSISNIYSKKLYQVQKYLTISNHAYLGYGVLMNKEFWDSLPEGSKRAIQESMQEATIWANQNAGLLNLKQWKDLQKIGNMQIHQLSNDERSEWMRTLEPVYQSNASYIGQKLMDAARELRNKYANTIPSLE from the coding sequence TTGTTTGTCTTGATCGGACTGGTAACGGCAGTCGGATTTGGGTTTTCCTCTCAGTTCTCAAGCAGTCCTCCTGCTTATGATGATGAACAAAAGGGCCTTGGGCAGGAACCAGTAATCAAATTTAGCTTTTCCGTTGCTGAAAACACCCCAAAGGGAATGGCTGCTCGAGAGTTTGCCCGTTTGGTTCAAGCAAAAACGAACGACCATCTCAAGGTTGAGCTTTTTCCAAACTCTACTCTTTATACGGAATCGGAAGAAGTACAAGCCTTGCAGCGCGGCAGTGTTCAAATGATTGCGCCCAGCTTTTCCAATATTTCTGAGGTCATCCCCGAATGGATGGTGATGGACTTACCGTTTGTACTTGCAAATGAAGAAGCGGTAGATGAGGCGTTTAATGGCCAGATTGGAAAGTTACTGTTTCAAACACTTGAATCTAAAAAAATGATCGGCCTCGGCTTTTGGAAGAACGGATTTCAACAAATGACCTCGAATCAGGGGCCTCTTGTACATCCCTCAGATTTTCGCGATTTACGTTTCCGCATTTTGCCGAGCAAGGTTATTGAATCACAATTCAGACAATTTAATGCCACTGCAGTCCCTATCCCCTTTAATCAGGTCTATAAGAGCATGGAAACGGGTGTAGTGGATGGTGGCGAGAATTCAATCTCTAATATTTACTCCAAAAAGTTATATCAAGTTCAAAAATATCTGACAATAAGCAATCACGCCTATCTCGGTTATGGGGTTCTGATGAATAAAGAGTTCTGGGATTCTCTGCCCGAAGGCAGCAAAAGGGCTATCCAAGAATCTATGCAAGAGGCAACTATATGGGCTAATCAGAATGCAGGTTTGTTAAATCTCAAGCAATGGAAGGACTTGCAAAAGATCGGAAATATGCAAATCCATCAACTTTCAAACGATGAACGCTCAGAGTGGATGCGCACCCTGGAACCCGTTTATCAAAGCAATGCGAGTTACATCGGGCAAAAGTTAATGGATGCGGCTCGAGAATTAAGAAATAAATACGCCAATACAATCCCTTCTCTCGAATAA
- a CDS encoding sensor histidine kinase produces MLKGMRMNWKITMLSFGIVLFSICIGGIILIGRHIHLQNEELGQRLQVTASTVAQLPSVINGLTDPNHRADINNIVERLRIIHNVDYIVVMDMNGVRWSHPASSQIGLPSKGTDEASAFAEHTYISRAKGEQGMALRAFVPIMNDQHEQVGVALVGKLLPRLIGIIGDMRGQIYITLLLTLLFGVWGSWMLSRHIKQQMFELEPQEIAQLLVERTATFNAMHEGVIAIDSKEQITVFNDKAKQMLHIDGDVIGRPIQEVLPDTRLVETLKLNEPVDNQDLQVGQGLILSNRVPIRVANKTVGALAIFQDRTEVTKIAEELTGVKEFVNALRVQNHEYMNKLHTIGGLIQLDHKEKALDYLFQTMESQKEISSFLSRSIMNENVAGLLLGKITRGKELGIDVRIDRQSRLREFPQHLDQHDVVVLVGNLIENAFDALANKKGDKEIFVSFEQDHEVFSLLVEDNGSGMDERTKQQLFERGFSTKSGESRGIGLYLVFSIVQNSGGHIKVDSVPGEGTSFMLTFPMKDKGGEI; encoded by the coding sequence ATGCTTAAAGGAATGCGAATGAACTGGAAAATAACCATGCTCTCATTTGGCATTGTACTGTTTTCCATATGTATCGGCGGCATCATCCTGATTGGAAGGCATATTCATTTGCAAAATGAAGAGCTTGGACAAAGGCTTCAAGTAACAGCGAGTACGGTTGCGCAGCTGCCGTCTGTGATCAACGGCTTAACTGATCCCAATCATAGAGCAGACATCAATAACATTGTAGAGCGGTTGCGAATTATTCACAATGTGGATTATATTGTCGTTATGGATATGAATGGGGTTCGGTGGTCACACCCGGCTTCATCTCAGATCGGTCTGCCTTCCAAAGGAACAGATGAAGCGTCCGCCTTCGCCGAGCATACGTATATATCGAGAGCCAAAGGTGAGCAAGGTATGGCTCTTCGTGCTTTTGTTCCTATTATGAATGATCAGCATGAACAGGTTGGAGTTGCTCTAGTTGGAAAGCTGCTTCCGAGGTTAATCGGCATTATTGGGGATATGCGCGGTCAAATATACATAACTTTGCTGTTAACCTTGCTTTTTGGTGTGTGGGGGTCATGGATGCTTTCCCGTCATATAAAACAGCAAATGTTTGAGCTTGAACCTCAGGAAATTGCGCAGCTGTTAGTAGAGAGAACTGCAACTTTCAATGCGATGCACGAGGGAGTCATTGCGATTGATAGTAAGGAACAAATTACAGTATTTAATGACAAGGCCAAGCAGATGCTTCATATCGACGGGGATGTGATTGGCCGCCCGATTCAAGAGGTGCTGCCTGATACAAGGCTGGTGGAAACTTTGAAATTAAATGAACCTGTAGATAATCAAGATTTGCAAGTGGGTCAGGGGTTAATCTTAAGCAATCGGGTACCTATTCGAGTTGCGAACAAGACGGTAGGAGCCTTGGCGATTTTTCAAGATCGCACTGAGGTGACTAAAATCGCTGAGGAGCTTACAGGGGTAAAAGAATTCGTGAATGCGCTTCGTGTACAAAATCACGAATATATGAACAAGCTGCATACGATCGGTGGATTGATTCAGCTTGATCATAAGGAGAAGGCACTTGACTATCTCTTTCAAACCATGGAATCGCAAAAGGAAATCAGCAGCTTTTTGTCGCGCAGCATTATGAATGAGAATGTGGCAGGGCTGCTCCTGGGCAAAATTACCCGAGGCAAAGAGCTGGGCATAGACGTTCGGATTGATCGGCAAAGCCGTTTAAGGGAATTCCCTCAACATTTGGATCAGCATGATGTCGTGGTGCTCGTTGGTAATTTAATTGAAAATGCATTTGATGCGCTAGCCAATAAGAAGGGCGATAAAGAGATCTTCGTCAGTTTCGAACAGGATCATGAAGTGTTTTCTTTGCTTGTTGAGGATAATGGCAGCGGGATGGATGAAAGGACGAAACAGCAATTATTTGAACGCGGCTTTTCAACAAAATCGGGAGAAAGTAGAGGCATTGGTCTCTATCTGGTGTTTAGCATTGTTCAAAACAGCGGCGGCCATATTAAAGTGGATTCGGTACCTGGAGAAGGAACAAGCTTTATGCTGACCTTTCCCATGAAGGATAAAGGGGGAGAAATTTAA
- the dctA gene encoding C4-dicarboxylate transporter DctA, with protein MKLMKNLTFQVLFAIAIGIVVGIIFPAQADNLKILGDLFIKMIKMVIAPIVFFTIVIGFANMGDMKKIGRIGGKALLYFEIVTTFAMAIGIAVMYIIQPGAGMNTSAVKAADVAKYTKQAAETSHGFLDFLVSIVPDNVMGAFAKGEMLPVLFFSVLFGLSLAALGEKSRPVTDLFQKLNDIFFRLVALIMRFSPVAAFGAMAYTIGKFGVHSLFSLGKMMGSVYITMALFIFIVLGVICRMYGFRITKLLGFIKEELLLVLGTSSSESALPRVMEKLEKFGASKPVVGLVVPTGYSFNLDGTSIYLSMAAMFIAEAYGVHLSVLQVLTLLGVLMLTSKGAAGITGSGFVTLAATLAAIPNNVIPIEGMALLLGVDRFMSEARAITNIIGNSVATIVIAKSENQFNENALTASKENKDDNETVGKVFYQS; from the coding sequence ATGAAATTAATGAAAAATTTGACGTTTCAAGTGTTGTTTGCAATTGCGATAGGCATAGTGGTGGGGATTATTTTTCCGGCACAAGCAGATAATCTTAAAATTCTTGGTGATCTTTTTATTAAAATGATTAAAATGGTTATTGCTCCTATCGTATTCTTCACCATTGTTATCGGCTTTGCAAATATGGGCGATATGAAAAAAATTGGACGCATTGGCGGTAAAGCTCTGCTTTATTTTGAAATCGTCACGACTTTCGCTATGGCAATTGGAATTGCTGTGATGTATATTATTCAACCGGGGGCCGGGATGAACACATCAGCGGTCAAGGCTGCTGATGTGGCCAAATACACCAAGCAAGCAGCTGAAACCAGCCACGGATTCTTGGATTTTCTTGTAAGCATTGTTCCTGACAATGTGATGGGTGCCTTCGCGAAAGGAGAAATGCTACCAGTTCTTTTCTTCTCCGTATTGTTCGGCTTGTCTCTCGCGGCGCTTGGTGAGAAGTCCAGACCGGTTACGGATTTGTTTCAAAAACTTAATGATATCTTCTTCAGACTGGTTGCCCTGATCATGCGCTTTTCTCCGGTTGCAGCTTTTGGTGCTATGGCATATACCATCGGGAAATTTGGTGTTCACTCTTTGTTCTCACTGGGTAAAATGATGGGCTCTGTTTATATCACCATGGCTTTATTCATCTTTATTGTACTCGGCGTGATCTGTAGAATGTATGGCTTCCGCATTACAAAGCTGCTGGGTTTCATAAAAGAAGAGCTGCTGCTTGTGCTGGGTACTTCTTCTTCAGAATCCGCTCTTCCGAGAGTCATGGAGAAGCTGGAGAAATTTGGGGCGTCGAAACCGGTAGTCGGGTTGGTAGTACCTACGGGGTATTCATTTAATCTGGATGGCACTTCGATCTATCTATCCATGGCGGCGATGTTCATCGCAGAAGCATACGGTGTTCATCTAAGTGTTTTGCAGGTTTTGACTCTCTTGGGCGTTTTGATGCTCACCTCCAAAGGTGCAGCCGGTATCACAGGTTCTGGTTTCGTTACTCTGGCAGCGACATTGGCAGCAATTCCAAATAATGTGATTCCTATTGAGGGGATGGCGCTTCTGCTTGGCGTGGATCGTTTTATGTCAGAGGCGAGAGCGATTACCAATATTATCGGTAACAGCGTGGCAACGATCGTCATCGCTAAAAGTGAAAATCAGTTTAATGAGAATGCGCTAACCGCAAGCAAAGAGAATAAGGATGACAATGAGACTGTGGGCAAAGTATTTTACCAGTCCTAA
- a CDS encoding response regulator — protein sequence MSKPLIRVVLIEDDLMVQEVNKQFVERVPGFKIVGIASNGLEGLEKLRELGPDLVLLDIFMPGQNGMETLKQIRQEQLAVDVIVITAANDIQTIQTMLQNGAVDYIMKPFKFNRVRQALEQYRSLKSKLEQDGTITQSELDRLLHKKSESVGDPRELENEHELPKGLQELTMKQVLSFLVNQSSSLSAEEVAEGVGLARVTARRYLDYLEKKKQVKIDMQYGTVGRPINRYLLVAGNPNKDQKDHK from the coding sequence ATGAGTAAGCCGTTGATAAGAGTTGTTCTCATTGAGGATGATCTGATGGTTCAGGAGGTGAACAAGCAGTTTGTCGAAAGAGTGCCGGGCTTTAAGATTGTAGGGATTGCATCGAACGGATTGGAAGGACTCGAGAAGCTGCGGGAACTGGGGCCGGATCTGGTGTTGCTTGATATTTTTATGCCGGGTCAAAATGGGATGGAAACCTTAAAGCAAATCCGCCAGGAGCAGCTGGCAGTCGATGTGATCGTGATCACGGCCGCCAATGATATTCAAACGATTCAAACGATGCTGCAAAATGGTGCAGTCGATTATATAATGAAACCGTTTAAATTCAATCGGGTTCGGCAAGCGTTGGAGCAATATCGTTCCCTTAAAAGTAAGCTGGAGCAGGATGGCACGATAACCCAATCCGAGCTGGATCGATTGCTGCATAAGAAAAGCGAGTCGGTAGGCGATCCGCGGGAGCTGGAGAATGAACATGAATTGCCAAAGGGGCTTCAAGAGCTGACCATGAAGCAGGTACTTTCTTTTCTTGTCAATCAGTCATCATCACTATCAGCCGAGGAAGTTGCGGAAGGTGTCGGTCTTGCAAGGGTTACGGCGCGAAGATATCTCGACTATCTGGAAAAGAAAAAGCAAGTAAAGATCGATATGCAGTATGGCACTGTGGGGAGACCGATCAATCGCTATTTGTTAGTTGCTGGAAACCCAAATAAAGACCAAAAAGACCATAAGTAA